From uncultured Flavobacterium sp., one genomic window encodes:
- a CDS encoding VWA domain-containing protein, whose product MRRLPVYLLLDTSGSMTGEPIEAVKNGVQMMISSLRQNPQAIETAFLSVITFDTTAQQIIPLTDLASFQMVDLKATGVTALGEALKLTAQKIETEVAKTTTEQKGDWKPLVFIMTDGIPTDNWENGLNEFKKAKVAFTVACGAGGGADTAILKQITDNVVSLDTADSASIGKFFQWVTASIGVTSTKVEDFGKEFTNFKELPPPPSELNIVV is encoded by the coding sequence ATGAGAAGACTGCCTGTATATTTATTATTAGACACATCTGGATCAATGACCGGAGAGCCTATTGAAGCTGTTAAAAATGGCGTTCAAATGATGATTAGTTCGTTAAGACAAAATCCGCAAGCCATTGAAACTGCTTTTTTAAGCGTAATAACCTTCGATACTACAGCGCAGCAAATTATTCCGTTAACAGATTTAGCCTCTTTTCAAATGGTTGATCTTAAGGCGACAGGCGTAACTGCACTGGGTGAAGCATTAAAATTAACTGCACAAAAAATAGAAACTGAAGTTGCTAAAACAACAACAGAACAAAAAGGAGATTGGAAACCACTGGTTTTTATTATGACCGATGGAATCCCTACTGATAATTGGGAAAACGGCCTGAATGAGTTTAAAAAAGCAAAAGTAGCGTTTACAGTTGCCTGTGGTGCAGGCGGTGGTGCCGATACTGCAATTTTAAAACAAATTACAGATAATGTAGTCAGTCTAGATACTGCGGATAGTGCTAGTATTGGCAAGTTTTTTCAATGGGTAACCGCTTCAATTGGAGTAACTTCAACAAAAGTGGAAGATTTTGGTAAAGAATTTACAAATTTTAAAGAATTACCTCCGCCGCCGTCTGAATTAAACATCGTAGTTTAA
- a CDS encoding TerD family protein, with protein MAINLTKGQKIDLRKTSGETLTNFCVGVNWGAIETKGFLGLSKNVVEIDLDLSCVLIDDQNKLCDHLYSPLYRVEVLQQFGLPKGKLLSVDGALKHTGDDLAGDTGGDDGLDNEIITVDLSKVDAKVNQIFFFLNNAGKEDFSQIPYAKIRMYEGTPTRVVSEFASYNVSADSQYVNKRSIIMGKLYKRNGEWKFSAIGDPTDDTFLGQTIHKIVQSYL; from the coding sequence ATGGCAATTAACTTAACCAAAGGACAAAAAATTGATTTAAGAAAAACAAGCGGCGAAACATTAACAAATTTCTGCGTTGGTGTAAACTGGGGAGCAATCGAAACCAAAGGATTCTTAGGATTATCAAAAAACGTAGTAGAAATCGACTTAGATTTGAGCTGTGTGCTAATTGACGATCAAAATAAACTTTGTGATCATTTATATTCTCCGTTATACAGAGTAGAAGTATTACAGCAATTTGGGCTTCCAAAAGGTAAATTGCTTAGTGTTGATGGAGCTTTAAAACATACCGGAGATGACCTTGCAGGAGACACAGGCGGAGATGATGGTTTGGATAATGAAATTATTACAGTTGACCTTTCTAAAGTTGATGCAAAAGTTAATCAGATATTTTTCTTTTTAAATAATGCAGGAAAAGAAGATTTCTCTCAAATTCCTTACGCAAAAATCAGAATGTACGAAGGTACTCCAACACGTGTAGTTTCAGAATTTGCTTCGTATAATGTTTCTGCAGATTCACAATATGTAAACAAGCGTTCGATCATTATGGGTAAACTTTACAAACGTAATGGAGAATGGAAATTTAGTGCAATTGGAGACCCAACAGATGATACTTTCTTAGGTCAGACTATTCATAAAATTGTTCAGTCTTATCTGTAA
- a CDS encoding TerD family protein — protein sequence MAINLEKGQRQSIDAPKFIVGLGWDSNSSNTGSDFDLDASVFLVGANGKIPNDNHFVYYNNLKSPDGAVTHTGDNLTGAGDGDDEKIQIDLSTISPDVHEISFVVTIHHADTKRQNFGQIRNSYIRILDQTNTELVKYELDEDFSIETAVEFGRIYKRNNEWKFEAVGIGMKGGLQDYLNKYN from the coding sequence ATGGCAATTAACTTAGAAAAAGGTCAAAGACAAAGTATTGACGCACCAAAATTTATTGTAGGACTTGGATGGGATAGTAACTCAAGTAATACAGGTTCAGATTTTGACTTAGATGCTTCCGTTTTTTTGGTTGGTGCAAATGGCAAAATTCCAAATGACAACCATTTCGTTTATTACAACAATCTAAAATCGCCTGATGGAGCTGTAACTCATACTGGAGACAACTTAACAGGCGCAGGAGATGGTGATGATGAAAAAATACAAATCGATTTATCTACAATATCTCCGGATGTTCACGAAATTTCATTTGTTGTAACAATTCACCACGCCGATACAAAAAGACAAAACTTTGGACAAATTAGAAATTCATATATCAGAATTCTGGATCAAACCAATACAGAATTAGTTAAGTATGAACTTGATGAAGATTTTTCTATAGAAACTGCAGTGGAGTTTGGAAGAATTTATAAAAGAAATAATGAGTGGAAATTTGAAGCAGTTGGTATTGGAATGAAAGGCGGCTTACAAGATTATCTAAATAAATATAATTAA
- a CDS encoding toxic anion resistance protein — MEENQLVTQENTALIDKDGNVNLTSISEAEVNNFKSISNQLNENDANSILNYGAEIQNSIAKQSDTFLTNVRTYNSGEVGTLINDLLTELNYVDVDQLDQGPFKRFLSKIPLLNKLVIDVKKLFQQYDKITVNIDKISNKVKAGMINSVKDNSALQTMFDGNVGLIKEMEKHIIAGQIRFKELNEELAVMEGNPAQYQDYQISDKRNFINRLDKRLADMKIVRFIMLQSLAQIRVVQNNNTSIAEKAQSILTTTMPVWKNQLTLAVALQRQKQNIEVQRRVSETTNTILQKNAEMLKQNSIEVAKENENTVVSLETLKMTTKSLIDTLTEVKQIHEQGTATRRQLDEGLQNLEVELKKGVIS, encoded by the coding sequence ATGGAAGAAAATCAATTAGTTACTCAGGAAAATACCGCTTTGATTGACAAAGATGGTAATGTGAATTTAACTTCAATCTCAGAAGCTGAAGTAAATAATTTCAAATCAATTTCGAACCAGTTAAACGAAAATGATGCGAATTCGATTTTAAACTATGGAGCCGAAATTCAAAATTCGATAGCCAAACAAAGTGATACTTTCTTAACTAATGTTAGAACATATAACTCTGGTGAAGTAGGAACTTTGATCAATGATTTGTTGACAGAATTAAATTATGTTGATGTAGATCAGCTTGATCAGGGGCCGTTTAAACGTTTTCTTTCTAAAATCCCATTACTAAATAAATTAGTAATCGATGTAAAAAAGCTATTCCAGCAATACGATAAAATTACTGTTAATATTGACAAAATCAGTAATAAGGTAAAAGCCGGAATGATCAATTCTGTAAAAGACAACAGCGCACTTCAAACCATGTTTGACGGAAATGTTGGCCTTATTAAAGAAATGGAAAAACACATTATTGCAGGTCAGATTCGTTTTAAAGAATTAAACGAAGAACTTGCTGTAATGGAAGGAAATCCGGCTCAGTATCAGGATTATCAAATTTCAGACAAAAGAAACTTCATCAATCGTCTTGACAAACGTTTAGCCGATATGAAAATTGTTCGTTTCATTATGCTGCAATCTTTAGCGCAAATACGTGTGGTTCAAAATAACAACACATCAATTGCCGAAAAAGCCCAGTCTATCCTGACTACAACAATGCCAGTTTGGAAAAACCAGCTTACTCTTGCCGTGGCACTTCAAAGACAAAAACAAAATATTGAAGTACAGCGAAGAGTATCTGAAACTACAAATACCATTTTACAGAAAAATGCAGAAATGCTAAAACAAAATAGTATTGAGGTTGCCAAAGAAAATGAAAATACAGTCGTTTCATTAGAGACATTAAAAATGACGACCAAATCATTAATAGATACTTTAACCGAAGTAAAACAAATTCACGAACAAGGTACAGCAACCCGCAGACAGCTTGACGAAGGATTACAAAACCTTGAAGTGGAATTGAAAAAGGGGGTTATAAGTTAA
- a CDS encoding TerD family protein codes for MAINLEKGQRINLEKSNGSKLQNICVGVNWGAIEKKGFFGTKKEAVDLDASCAVYDDKKNHIDSVNFRKLISNDRAIKHSGDDLTGDLNGDDGLDNEVITLDFSQLSPAANHVAFFINSFRGQDFKDIPFASIRIYEGTPTRVSQEFARFDVANDATFAGNVSMVLGVFYKRNEEWKFSAVGVPTNDKKLEQTIVTIQQNHL; via the coding sequence ATGGCAATTAACTTAGAAAAAGGACAACGTATAAATCTTGAAAAAAGTAATGGTTCTAAATTACAAAACATTTGTGTTGGTGTAAATTGGGGCGCAATTGAGAAAAAAGGTTTTTTTGGAACTAAAAAAGAAGCGGTAGATTTAGATGCAAGTTGTGCCGTTTATGACGACAAAAAAAATCATATTGATTCTGTAAACTTCAGAAAATTAATTTCAAACGATCGTGCTATTAAACACAGCGGAGATGATTTAACAGGAGATTTAAATGGAGATGATGGTTTAGACAACGAAGTAATTACTTTAGATTTTTCGCAATTATCACCAGCTGCAAACCATGTTGCATTTTTCATCAACAGTTTTAGAGGACAGGATTTTAAAGATATTCCTTTTGCTTCTATCCGTATCTACGAAGGAACACCTACAAGAGTAAGCCAGGAATTTGCACGTTTCGATGTGGCAAACGATGCAACTTTTGCTGGAAACGTTTCTATGGTTTTAGGTGTATTTTATAAAAGAAATGAGGAGTGGAAATTTAGCGCAGTTGGAGTTCCAACAAATGATAAAAAGTTAGAGCAGACTATCGTTACAATTCAACAAAACCACCTATAA
- a CDS encoding TerD family protein: MAINLQKGQRENINAPKFTIGLGWDTNNSTTGSSFDLDASVFILGDNRKILSDSHFVFYNNLKSPDEAVIHTGDNLTGDGDGDDEQVKIDLTKINPAVKEICIVVTIHDAVSRKQNFGQVRNSFIRIVDDSNNAEMVKYELEEDFSIETAVEFGRIYNKEGQWKFEAMGVGMKGGLEDYLNKYN, from the coding sequence ATGGCTATCAACTTACAAAAAGGACAGCGCGAAAATATAAACGCTCCAAAATTTACAATTGGTTTAGGATGGGATACAAACAACAGCACCACAGGATCAAGTTTTGACCTTGATGCATCTGTTTTTATATTAGGTGATAACAGAAAAATTTTATCTGATTCTCATTTTGTTTTTTACAATAACCTGAAATCTCCAGATGAGGCCGTTATACATACAGGCGATAATTTAACTGGAGATGGTGATGGAGATGATGAGCAGGTAAAAATTGACCTTACCAAAATAAACCCGGCTGTAAAAGAAATTTGTATTGTTGTTACGATTCATGATGCTGTAAGCAGAAAACAAAATTTTGGACAGGTAAGAAACTCGTTTATCCGAATTGTAGACGACAGTAATAATGCCGAAATGGTAAAATACGAATTAGAAGAAGACTTCTCTATAGAAACTGCTGTTGAATTTGGAAGAATTTACAATAAAGAAGGGCAATGGAAATTTGAGGCAATGGGTGTTGGAATGAAAGGCGGATTAGAAGATTATTTAAATAAATATAACTAA
- a CDS encoding phosphoribosyltransferase family protein, giving the protein MNKNYSLHKIIDKDNCPFKEKEYSRFKFGDRFYAEKFAKDLFVGFVDQFRELLLSDEEIVILPSPYLSIPTASNFLCYYFKKELNSFLFRNGKKASIESKIYRNQTYVTDYGNLDFNERVNLISNDTYYIDRNFINNKLCIFVDDIKITGSHEHTVNKILNQYEVNGDFIFVYFAELANKDIHPKIENHYNYFDIKNVEDIISVINSEHFQYNTRIVKFILSLNEDEFGFLINSISSKKSDELFHLAISNNYHQILEYKTNINVIKIE; this is encoded by the coding sequence GTGAATAAAAATTATAGCCTACATAAAATTATCGACAAAGATAATTGTCCATTTAAAGAAAAAGAATACAGCCGATTTAAATTTGGGGACAGATTCTATGCAGAAAAATTTGCCAAAGATTTATTTGTCGGATTTGTAGATCAGTTTAGAGAATTACTTCTTTCAGATGAAGAGATTGTTATTTTACCAAGTCCATATTTGTCAATACCAACTGCTTCAAACTTTTTATGTTACTACTTCAAAAAAGAATTAAACAGTTTTTTATTTAGAAATGGTAAAAAAGCTAGTATAGAGTCAAAGATCTATAGAAATCAAACTTACGTTACAGACTATGGAAATTTAGATTTTAACGAAAGGGTCAATTTAATATCTAATGATACCTATTATATTGATCGAAATTTCATTAATAATAAACTCTGCATTTTTGTTGATGACATTAAAATAACCGGAAGTCATGAACATACCGTAAATAAAATATTGAATCAGTATGAGGTAAACGGAGATTTTATTTTTGTTTATTTTGCAGAACTGGCTAATAAAGATATTCATCCAAAAATTGAAAATCATTATAATTATTTTGATATTAAAAACGTAGAGGATATTATTTCGGTTATTAACAGCGAACATTTTCAATACAATACCAGAATAGTAAAATTCATTTTAAGTTTAAACGAAGATGAGTTTGGGTTTTTAATAAATAGCATTTCTTCTAAAAAAAGCGATGAATTATTTCATTTGGCGATAAGCAATAATTACCACCAGATTTTAGAATATAAAACAAACATTAATGTAATAAAAATAGAGTAA
- a CDS encoding HAD family hydrolase, producing MKLNYKNYNHFSFDLWLTLIRSNPEFKRKRNSLFKDFFEINAPIEKVTEVVRYYDVLCNNINEKTGLNISTYEIYYLILGALEVDLESNGLERLTAFYDKTEVLFFNNKPELIFPDIKLQFEEIVAEGKSINILSNTGFIKGRSLRKLMAHYELADFISFQIYSDEVGFSKPNKEIFQLVFDQVKESKKIQKNEVLHIGDNSIADYNGAVNFGFEAHLLKN from the coding sequence TTGAAACTAAATTATAAAAATTACAACCATTTTTCTTTTGATTTATGGTTAACATTAATAAGATCTAATCCTGAATTTAAAAGGAAGAGAAATTCATTATTTAAAGACTTTTTTGAAATAAATGCGCCTATCGAAAAAGTAACTGAGGTAGTACGCTATTATGATGTTTTGTGCAATAATATTAACGAAAAAACAGGATTAAATATAAGTACGTACGAGATTTATTACCTAATTTTAGGAGCCCTCGAAGTAGATTTAGAATCAAACGGATTAGAAAGATTAACTGCGTTTTATGATAAGACAGAAGTTTTATTTTTTAATAATAAACCAGAATTGATTTTTCCTGACATTAAACTTCAGTTTGAAGAAATAGTTGCAGAAGGAAAATCTATTAATATATTGAGTAATACTGGATTCATAAAAGGGAGAAGCTTAAGGAAACTGATGGCACATTATGAATTGGCAGATTTTATTTCCTTTCAGATTTATTCTGATGAAGTTGGATTTTCTAAACCAAACAAAGAAATTTTTCAGTTGGTTTTTGATCAGGTAAAAGAGTCAAAAAAAATACAAAAAAATGAAGTGCTGCATATAGGGGATAATAGTATTGCAGATTATAACGGTGCTGTCAATTTTGGATTTGAAGCGCATCTATTAAAAAATTAA
- a CDS encoding TerD family protein, with protein MAINLQKGQKIDIGLSRISVGLGWDPNEGTGHEFDLDASAIMINSDRKLLGEKYFIFYNNLTSPDGALEHTGDDPTGGNSDGDDDEAIKVDLSKIDTNVQEILFVVTIEDFERRRQNFGQVRNSYIRIVDDANGQEIAKYELDEDFSVETGVEFGRLYKRSNQWRFEASGIGYKADLGFFLEKYYSGEIIK; from the coding sequence ATGGCAATAAATTTACAAAAAGGACAAAAGATTGATATTGGTTTGTCTAGAATTTCTGTAGGGTTAGGATGGGATCCTAATGAAGGTACAGGGCATGAATTTGATTTAGATGCTTCTGCTATAATGATTAACTCTGATCGTAAACTTTTAGGCGAAAAATACTTTATATTTTATAATAATCTAACCTCTCCTGATGGGGCGTTAGAGCATACAGGAGATGATCCTACAGGTGGTAATAGTGATGGTGATGATGATGAAGCTATTAAAGTTGATTTAAGTAAAATCGACACAAATGTGCAAGAAATTCTTTTTGTAGTTACCATTGAAGATTTTGAAAGAAGAAGACAAAATTTTGGACAGGTAAGAAACTCTTATATCAGAATTGTGGATGATGCAAATGGACAGGAAATTGCTAAATATGAATTAGACGAAGATTTTTCAGTTGAGACTGGAGTTGAATTTGGAAGACTGTATAAACGAAGCAATCAATGGAGATTTGAAGCTTCAGGAATTGGATATAAAGCAGATCTAGGCTTTTTCCTTGAAAAATATTATTCGGGAGAGATAATAAAATAG
- the atpG gene encoding ATP synthase F1 subunit gamma, producing MANLKEIRNRITSVSSTMQITSAMKMVSAAKLKKAQDAITAMRPYAEKLTELLQNLSATLDGEVGGDYTTQREVKKVLLVAITSNRGLCGAFNSNIIKEVKNRSAFYEGKQVDVFPIGKKGNDVLSKTYKVHGHHNAIFDHLTFENVAGIAESLTEKFLSGEYDRIELIYNQFKNAATQIVQTEQFLPLAPIKSDASVSAGDYIFEPSKEEIVLTLIPKSLKTQLYKGIRDSFASEHGARMTAMHKATDNATDLRNQLKLTYNKARQAAITNEILEIVGGAEALNG from the coding sequence ATGGCAAATTTAAAGGAAATCCGTAATAGAATTACTTCCGTTTCATCGACGATGCAAATTACATCGGCTATGAAAATGGTTTCTGCAGCAAAGCTTAAGAAAGCACAAGATGCAATCACTGCGATGCGCCCTTATGCCGAGAAATTAACGGAGTTGTTGCAAAATCTTTCTGCTACACTTGATGGTGAAGTTGGAGGAGATTATACAACACAACGTGAAGTAAAAAAAGTATTGCTTGTTGCTATAACTTCAAACAGAGGTTTATGTGGAGCATTCAATTCAAATATTATTAAAGAAGTTAAAAACCGTTCTGCTTTTTACGAAGGAAAACAAGTTGATGTTTTCCCTATTGGTAAAAAAGGAAATGATGTACTAAGTAAAACTTATAAAGTACACGGTCACCATAATGCAATTTTTGATCATTTAACTTTTGAAAATGTTGCTGGAATTGCTGAGAGTTTGACTGAGAAATTTTTATCAGGAGAATATGACAGAATCGAATTGATCTACAATCAGTTTAAGAATGCTGCGACACAAATTGTTCAAACTGAGCAGTTTTTGCCATTAGCTCCAATTAAATCTGATGCATCAGTTTCTGCAGGAGACTATATTTTTGAACCTTCAAAAGAAGAAATTGTGTTGACTTTGATTCCAAAATCATTAAAAACTCAATTATACAAAGGTATTCGTGATTCATTTGCTTCAGAACATGGAGCGCGTATGACAGCAATGCACAAAGCAACTGACAACGCAACTGATTTGAGAAACCAATTAAAATTGACTTATAATAAAGCACGTCAGGCAGCTATTACAAACGAGATCCTTGAAATCGTTGGTGGAGCAGAAGCTTTGAACGGATAA
- the atpA gene encoding F0F1 ATP synthase subunit alpha encodes MAEIKPAEISAILRKQVEGFESGATLEEVGTVLQVGDGIARIYGLSNVQYGELVEFENGLEAIVLNLEEDNVGVVLLGPSTGIKEGSTAKRTQRIASLKVGEQMVGRVVNTLGFPIDGKGPIGGDLYEMPLERKAPGVIFRQPVTEPLQTGIKAVDAMIPVGRGQRELVIGDRQTGKSTVCIDTILNQKEFYDAGKPVFCIYVAIGQKASTVAGIAKMLEEKGAMAYTVIVAANASDPAPMQVYAPFAGAAIGEYFRDSGRPALIVYDDLSKQAVAYREVSLLLRRPPGREAYPGDVFYLHSRLLERACKVIADNGIAKNMNDLPDSIKSIVKGGGSLTALPIIETQAGDVSAYIPTNVISITDGQIFLDGDLFNSGVRPAINVGISVSRVGGNAQIKSMKKVSGTLKLDQAQFRELEAFAKFGSDLDSVTLNVIEKGKRNVEILKQGLNDPYPVENQVAIIYAGSKNLLKSVPVNKVKEFEADFLAYLNSKHKDTLNALKAGKLDDNITDVIEKAAKEISAKYI; translated from the coding sequence ATGGCGGAAATCAAACCTGCTGAAATTTCAGCAATATTAAGAAAGCAAGTAGAAGGTTTTGAATCTGGTGCTACGCTAGAGGAAGTAGGAACGGTACTTCAAGTTGGAGATGGTATTGCTCGTATTTACGGGCTATCTAATGTACAATACGGTGAGTTAGTTGAATTTGAAAACGGACTTGAAGCTATTGTATTGAACCTTGAAGAGGATAATGTTGGTGTGGTACTTTTAGGACCATCAACTGGAATCAAAGAAGGTTCAACAGCAAAAAGAACACAACGTATTGCTTCTCTTAAAGTAGGTGAGCAAATGGTAGGACGTGTAGTTAACACTCTTGGTTTTCCAATTGATGGAAAGGGACCAATTGGTGGAGACTTATACGAGATGCCTCTAGAAAGAAAAGCTCCTGGAGTTATCTTCCGTCAACCAGTAACTGAACCATTACAAACAGGTATTAAAGCTGTTGATGCTATGATCCCGGTTGGTCGTGGACAACGTGAGCTTGTTATTGGTGACCGTCAAACAGGTAAATCAACTGTTTGTATCGATACAATCTTAAATCAAAAAGAATTTTACGATGCAGGAAAACCTGTATTTTGTATATATGTTGCAATTGGGCAAAAAGCTTCAACTGTAGCAGGAATTGCTAAAATGTTAGAAGAAAAAGGTGCAATGGCTTATACAGTTATTGTTGCAGCTAATGCTTCTGATCCAGCTCCAATGCAAGTTTATGCTCCTTTCGCAGGTGCTGCAATTGGAGAGTATTTTAGAGATTCAGGTCGTCCGGCTTTAATTGTTTATGATGATTTATCTAAACAAGCTGTTGCTTACCGTGAGGTTTCTCTTTTATTAAGAAGACCACCGGGACGTGAGGCATATCCTGGAGACGTTTTCTACTTACACTCTCGTTTATTAGAGCGTGCTTGTAAAGTAATTGCAGATAATGGAATTGCTAAAAACATGAACGATTTACCAGATTCTATTAAGTCTATCGTAAAAGGTGGTGGTTCATTAACTGCTTTACCAATTATCGAAACTCAGGCTGGTGACGTTTCTGCATATATCCCAACAAACGTAATTTCGATTACAGATGGTCAGATTTTCCTTGATGGAGATTTGTTCAACTCTGGAGTTCGTCCTGCGATCAACGTAGGTATCTCTGTATCTCGTGTTGGAGGTAATGCTCAGATAAAATCTATGAAAAAAGTTTCTGGAACTTTAAAATTAGACCAAGCTCAATTCCGTGAATTAGAAGCTTTCGCTAAATTTGGTTCTGACTTAGATTCTGTTACTTTAAACGTAATTGAAAAAGGAAAAAGAAACGTTGAAATCTTGAAACAAGGTTTGAACGATCCTTATCCAGTAGAAAATCAAGTAGCTATTATTTATGCAGGTTCTAAAAACTTATTGAAAAGTGTTCCTGTAAATAAAGTAAAAGAATTTGAAGCTGATTTCTTAGCTTACTTAAACAGTAAACATAAAGATACGCTTAACGCGTTGAAAGCTGGTAAGTTAGATGACAACATTACAGATGTTATCGAAAAAGCAGCAAAAGAAATTTCAGCAAAATATATCTAA